Proteins encoded in a region of the Natator depressus isolate rNatDep1 chromosome 23, rNatDep2.hap1, whole genome shotgun sequence genome:
- the LOC141976519 gene encoding RNA binding protein fox-1 homolog 1-like — protein MLSSPAVVLHPYSLPVYPQVPQCYPGLVQPGCSCPADPMTQTYPTPYPPAPARLAPPFRPPGALQDYPPQPPAEHGLCLYPAGQPPPEHAAPPEPLGPALPPPPAPAEESPAATLSPDGREVESEDGKSQPKRLHVSNIPFRFRDPDLRQMFGQFGKILDVEIIFNERGSKGFGFVTFDSSQDADQAREKLNSTVVEGRKIEVNNATARVVTKKPPAAPAVNGWKINPLVGAVYAPDLYTVATIPYPMVAPAALAYRGGLRGRGRAIYSPIRAAPAPSPVPAYGSVVYPDGLYGTDVYGYAAYRVAQPPGAAAAAAAYTDGYGRVYTAADPYHHAVAPAYGVGAMASLYRGGYNRFTPY, from the exons CCAGGATGCAGCTGCCCCGCCGACCCCATGACTCAGACGTACCCCACCCCGtaccccccagccccggcccggctGGCCCCGCCGTTCCGCCCGCCCGGTGCCCTGCAGGACTACCCGCCGCAGCCCCCCGCCGAGCACGGCCTGTGCCTCTACCCGGCTGGCCAGCCCCCCCCGGAGCACGCCGCCCCGCCGGagcccctggggccagccctgcctcctccccccgcg CCAGCCGAGGAGAGTCCCGCGGCCACTCTCAGCCCAGATGGCCGGGAGGTGGAGAGCGAAGACGGCAAATCCCAGCCCAAGCGGCTGCATGTCTCCAACATCCCCTTCCGCTTCCGTGACCCTGACCTGCGGCAGATGTTTGGG CAATTCGGGAAGATCCTAGACGTGGAAATCATCTTCAATGAACGTGGTTCTAAG GGTTTCGGCTTTGTGACCTTCGACAGCAGCCAGGACGCCGACCAGGCGCGAGAGAAGCTGAACAGCACCGTTGTGGAGGGCAGGAAAATTGAG gTGAACAATGCCACGGCCCGTGTGGTCACCAAGAAGCCTCCGGCAGCGCCTGCGGTGAACG GTTGGAAGATCAACCCCTTGGTTGGCGCTGTCTATGCCCCCGACCTCTACACAG TGGCCACCATCCCCTACCCGATGGTGGCCCCGGCGGCGCTGGCTTATCGCGGGGGCCTGCGGGGCCGTGGCCGAGCCATTTACAGCCCTATCCGGGCAGCTCCCGCCCCGTCGCCCGTCCCTGCCTACGGGAG TGTGGTGTACCCGGATGGGCTATACGGCACCGACGTCTAT GGCTATGCAGCGTACCGGGTGGCACAGCCCCCCGGGGCGGCCGCAGCCGCAGCGGCGTACACCGACGG GTACGGCCGGGTCTACACCGCAGCGGATCCTTACCACCACGCCGTCGCTCCAGCCTACGGCGTCGGAGCCATG GCCAGCCTGTACCGCGGAGGGTACAACCGCTTCACGCCGTACTGA